The genomic segment TCCGTTGCTTGAGCGGGATTATGGCCTCTTGAACTTCGGCGGTGGAGTAGCGCGGCGTGATGTGCTGCGGGCAGTTCCAGTCAAAGGCCTCGATGCGAATCACGATACCGCGTTCTACCTTGGCGCGGTACTCCGGAAGCTCCAGGCGATTGAGGATGGTGTTTTCCTCCAAGTCCACCAAGCGGGCACGACCCAGTATCTTCAAGCGGGTGCGATGGGCATAGTCCATGAAGAAGAGCGATACCCTGTCATCCGTCATCATGTTGCCGACGCTGATGTACTGCCGGTTGCCGCGAAAATCGGCAAAACCAATCGTTCGTTCATCCAGAACACGCACAAACCCCGGCGGTCCGCCGCGATGCTGGACGTAGGGCCAGCCTGTTTCGCTGACCGAAGCCATGTAAAAGCTATCGCGCTCACCAATGAACCCTGCCTCTCGGGGGCCAAGTACCTGGTTCACCGGCTCTTCGATCACTTCGAAGCGCGCGTAGCTCTTCCGACTACCGTGGGCCTCTTGCAGCTTCTTGATTGTTTCCGTGAAGGCGATGTCTGCATAGCGGTGGGACATGGTGACTCTCGTATACTGGTTAGATCATCGGTGGCTATTGATCACCGGCACAAAGGAAGATGGCATTCGACGTGAAATAAAATAATATAAGGAATATGAAATACTTTATTTCGCTAAAAGGAATAAAGATGGACCGTGTGCATGAAATGGAGGTTTTGGTCGCGATTGCCGACGTCGGCAGTTTTGCCGCGGCGGGGCGGCGTCTGCATATCTCTCCTCCGGCGGTGACGCGTGCCGTTGCTTCGCTCGAGGCGCGCCTTGGTGTGCGGCTGCTCAATCGGACGACCCGCAGCTTGAGCATGACCGAGGCCGGCGTGCGGTTTCTGGAAACCGCCCGTTCGGTGCTTGCCGGTATCGAGGCTGCGGAGAAAGAGGCATTGGGGGAGATGGCCGCCCCCCAAGGGCGACTGACCGTCACCACGTCGTTCACATTCGGGCGAACGGCACTGGCGCCGATCGTCTCCGAATTTCTAGGCGCCCACCCTCAAGTCAGCCTCTCCGTACTGCTGATCGACAGAACGGTAAATTTGGTTGAAGAAGGTATCGACGTTGCCGTGCGTATTGGACCACTTTCTGACTCGAGCCTTATTGCAAGGCGTGTCGGACAAGTCAGGCGCTTGCTGGTAGCAAGTCCGAAGTATCTGGATAGGCGTGGCTGGCCACAAAATCCCAGCGATCTGAAACTTCATTCCATAATCGCATTTACTGGCTTGGTGGCAAATCGCAAGTGGGGATACCTTGACCGTGGCGGGGTCGCTTACCAATCGTTTGAGCCGCGCTTGGAGATTAATG from the Limibacillus halophilus genome contains:
- a CDS encoding pyridoxamine 5'-phosphate oxidase family protein; protein product: MSHRYADIAFTETIKKLQEAHGSRKSYARFEVIEEPVNQVLGPREAGFIGERDSFYMASVSETGWPYVQHRGGPPGFVRVLDERTIGFADFRGNRQYISVGNMMTDDRVSLFFMDYAHRTRLKILGRARLVDLEENTILNRLELPEYRAKVERGIVIRIEAFDWNCPQHITPRYSTAEVQEAIIPLKQRIAELEATLTAMSETTANPT
- a CDS encoding LysR family transcriptional regulator, coding for MDRVHEMEVLVAIADVGSFAAAGRRLHISPPAVTRAVASLEARLGVRLLNRTTRSLSMTEAGVRFLETARSVLAGIEAAEKEALGEMAAPQGRLTVTTSFTFGRTALAPIVSEFLGAHPQVSLSVLLIDRTVNLVEEGIDVAVRIGPLSDSSLIARRVGQVRRLLVASPKYLDRRGWPQNPSDLKLHSIIAFTGLVANRKWGYLDRGGVAYQSFEPRLEINDAATAIAAATAGDGITVALSYMVAEQLRSGALVPVLEPVTPPPVPVHLVHPHNRLVAPKVRAFIDFAAPKLSRRLQELAVDPLGETPGAEAPG